In Paenibacillus kyungheensis, the following are encoded in one genomic region:
- a CDS encoding acyl-CoA dehydrogenase family protein gives MRFGLSKKQEQFQEECRLFVDREVMPLANQMDRQENTSEELIARVAEQGYLGAVVPSIYGGSELDYMSLGLMHEQIGRGCSSIRSLLTVHGMVTLAIRKWGTEQQKQQWLPDLATGSLIGAFGLSEPNAGADAKSIETTAELVDGRYILNGRKKWITYGQIADLFLIFACYEGQPTAFLVERSSKGCTTHAIEGILGTRASMLAELHMEHCEVPMENKLGGIGLGLSFVATHCLDYGRFSIAFGAVGIGQGCLNDSLEYTLKRKQFGVALREHQLIQKMITEMTVHIEAARLLCMQLADLADSGDPDSIIAGWKAKYFATSILGKITSDTVQIQGAYGCSIDSNAQRYFRDAKIMEIIEGTTQMHEMIIAANAYTSNEYEVK, from the coding sequence ATGCGATTTGGGCTAAGTAAAAAGCAAGAACAGTTTCAAGAAGAATGTCGTTTGTTTGTCGATCGTGAAGTCATGCCACTGGCTAACCAAATGGATCGGCAGGAAAATACTTCCGAAGAATTGATCGCGAGAGTAGCAGAGCAGGGATATCTAGGAGCAGTGGTTCCCAGTATATACGGCGGAAGTGAACTTGATTACATGAGTCTCGGACTGATGCATGAACAAATCGGTCGCGGATGCTCTTCTATACGTAGCTTGCTAACCGTTCACGGCATGGTGACATTGGCTATCCGCAAGTGGGGAACCGAGCAACAGAAGCAACAGTGGCTTCCTGATTTGGCTACGGGGAGTCTAATCGGTGCATTCGGTCTGAGCGAGCCCAATGCTGGTGCTGATGCGAAAAGCATCGAGACGACAGCAGAACTGGTAGATGGACGCTATATTCTTAATGGTCGAAAGAAATGGATTACCTATGGTCAAATTGCCGATCTCTTTCTAATATTTGCATGCTATGAAGGACAGCCTACTGCTTTCTTGGTGGAGCGTAGCAGCAAAGGTTGCACGACTCATGCAATTGAGGGCATTTTAGGAACAAGAGCTTCGATGCTTGCAGAGCTACACATGGAACATTGCGAAGTCCCCATGGAGAATAAGTTGGGGGGAATAGGGCTCGGGCTATCGTTTGTAGCCACTCACTGTCTAGATTACGGACGATTTTCTATTGCTTTCGGTGCAGTTGGCATTGGACAAGGATGTTTGAACGATAGTCTCGAATATACATTAAAGCGCAAGCAGTTTGGCGTTGCTCTTCGTGAACATCAGCTGATTCAAAAAATGATCACTGAGATGACTGTCCATATTGAAGCGGCTCGGTTACTTTGTATGCAATTAGCTGATTTGGCCGATTCAGGAGATCCCGATTCTATAATTGCTGGCTGGAAAGCGAAGTATTTTGCAACGTCTATATTAGGTAAAATTACGAGCGATACGGTTCAAATTCAAGGAGCATACGGTTGTAGTATAGACAGTAACGCTCAACGGTATTTCCGTGATGCTAAAATTATGGAAATTATCGAAGGGACAACCCAAATGCATGAAATGATTATAGCTGCCAATGCCTATACGTCAAATGAATATGAGGTCAAATAA
- a CDS encoding serine hydrolase domain-containing protein, producing MGHSTDNLFKWDSSLLSEVLVKEKVSGCLISIDNDIVYQFFKNKKMQKKQHKVNSCTKSVTSCLIGIAWDQGYIPDLSTPIVDYFPSLLEDRDQRKQLITIDDLLTMTAGFDWPEMGEWGGWPHMIHSPNWVKYVLERPLVTEPGQTMNYNSGCSQLLLAILQKMTKQRARDYAVNHLFSRLGFNDFIWHEDPQGVNIGGFGLHMTIHDLHKFGILYLNKGKYGKKRLLSEEWITRTTKPEHLTYSAFGHYGRHWWVSEAPNIGTYYFAMGMGGQYCCIVPSLGMNITITSDTYGDTVKPLQIIKNVLLQ from the coding sequence TTGGGACATTCTACAGATAATCTTTTTAAATGGGATAGTAGTCTATTGTCTGAAGTGTTAGTTAAAGAAAAAGTATCTGGCTGTTTGATCAGCATTGACAATGATATCGTCTATCAATTTTTTAAAAATAAGAAGATGCAAAAAAAGCAACACAAAGTAAACTCATGTACAAAAAGTGTGACCTCCTGCTTAATCGGCATCGCATGGGATCAGGGATATATCCCGGACTTGAGTACGCCAATTGTCGACTACTTTCCATCGTTGTTGGAAGATCGTGATCAGAGAAAACAGCTGATTACGATCGATGACTTGCTAACAATGACCGCCGGGTTCGATTGGCCGGAAATGGGAGAATGGGGAGGGTGGCCCCATATGATTCACAGTCCGAATTGGGTAAAATATGTACTTGAAAGGCCTTTAGTTACCGAACCCGGACAGACGATGAATTATAATTCAGGTTGCAGCCAGCTTTTACTCGCTATTTTACAAAAAATGACGAAGCAAAGAGCTCGTGATTACGCTGTTAATCATTTATTTTCACGGCTCGGGTTCAATGATTTTATCTGGCATGAAGACCCTCAAGGTGTCAATATTGGTGGATTTGGACTTCATATGACCATTCACGATCTGCATAAGTTCGGCATCTTGTACTTAAACAAAGGAAAATATGGGAAAAAGCGCCTGTTAAGCGAAGAATGGATTACTCGTACAACAAAACCTGAGCATTTGACATATTCTGCTTTCGGTCATTACGGACGGCATTGGTGGGTTTCCGAAGCACCCAATATTGGTACCTATTATTTTGCCATGGGAATGGGAGGGCAGTATTGCTGTATTGTTCCATCTCTAGGGATGAATATCACCATCACAAGCGATACTTACGGCGATACTGTGAAACCGTTACAAATCATTAAAAACGTTTTATTACAGTAG
- a CDS encoding thioesterase II family protein: MKLFCFPYAGGSATVYQKWNKYLAGSVDLCPVELAGRGVRSRIPLYNDFKKMVEDVFINIKPQILEGSYAFYGHSMGARLSFELANRILESGLSGPKFMFMSGCGAPDFEATRRPYHLLPYDEFKEKVAGLGGMPPEILNNDDIFNYYEPIIRSDFKNLETLTFRASYVPLAIDFVLMHGDQDSIPLANVEAWRNYTSRSCRIETFKGGHFFINYHEEQVTEVIKSVLLGYEV, from the coding sequence ATGAAGCTGTTTTGTTTCCCATACGCAGGAGGATCTGCGACCGTGTATCAGAAATGGAACAAGTATTTAGCCGGCTCAGTTGACCTTTGTCCGGTAGAATTAGCGGGAAGAGGAGTAAGATCTCGGATTCCCTTGTACAATGACTTTAAAAAGATGGTAGAGGATGTATTTATAAATATAAAACCACAAATTTTAGAAGGTTCATACGCTTTTTATGGGCACAGTATGGGAGCACGGCTTTCTTTCGAACTGGCAAATCGTATTCTAGAGAGTGGATTAAGCGGTCCTAAGTTTATGTTTATGTCGGGATGCGGTGCTCCGGACTTTGAGGCAACCCGGCGACCGTATCATTTGCTTCCATACGATGAATTTAAAGAGAAAGTCGCAGGTTTAGGTGGCATGCCTCCAGAAATATTAAATAACGATGATATATTTAACTACTATGAGCCGATCATTCGCTCAGATTTCAAAAATTTGGAGACGCTTACTTTTCGAGCTTCTTATGTTCCTCTTGCTATCGATTTTGTTCTGATGCACGGTGATCAGGACTCAATTCCATTAGCAAATGTCGAAGCGTGGCGCAACTACACTTCACGATCTTGTCGAATCGAAACATTTAAAGGGGGTCATTTTTTTATCAATTATCACGAAGAACAAGTAACAGAAGTCATTAAAAGCGTGCTTTTAGGGTATGAAGTATAG
- a CDS encoding 3-hydroxyacyl-CoA dehydrogenase family protein yields MMQKIGVIGAGTMGIGLSQSLAQAGLDVVLVDIADHILAHSKKEIQKNIRFSTLFKKDPSLESVKTVLGRITFTTDYHLLSDIDFLVENVTEKYETKRALYKMIDPICSPECVFAINTSCISITKLAAETKRPDRVIGMHFMNPITMKQTIEAIRGFHTSDETIENAKAFLARFDKNMILVNDLPGFVSNRISHLFMNEAAFVVQDQVAEPKDVDDIFKQCFNHAMGPLETADLIGLDTVVDSLDVLYESYQDPKYRVCPLLRKMVEAGLHGRKSGHGFYDYSNELS; encoded by the coding sequence ATCATGCAAAAAATTGGAGTCATCGGTGCGGGAACGATGGGAATTGGACTTTCACAGTCGCTGGCCCAAGCTGGCTTAGATGTCGTTCTTGTTGATATTGCAGATCATATTCTTGCTCATTCCAAGAAAGAAATTCAAAAAAATATACGCTTCTCGACTCTTTTTAAAAAAGACCCTTCGTTGGAAAGTGTAAAGACTGTACTTGGAAGAATTACTTTTACTACAGATTATCATTTACTGAGCGATATCGATTTTCTTGTCGAGAACGTGACCGAAAAATATGAAACAAAACGTGCACTTTACAAAATGATTGATCCCATTTGTTCTCCAGAATGTGTGTTTGCTATTAATACGTCTTGTATCTCGATAACTAAGCTCGCAGCTGAGACAAAACGTCCGGATCGGGTGATTGGAATGCATTTCATGAATCCGATTACAATGAAGCAAACCATTGAAGCGATTCGGGGATTTCACACTTCAGACGAGACTATCGAAAACGCTAAAGCTTTTCTTGCCCGATTTGATAAGAATATGATTCTCGTCAATGATCTACCGGGATTTGTTTCGAACCGCATTTCCCATCTATTCATGAATGAAGCCGCATTTGTGGTACAGGATCAAGTGGCCGAGCCGAAAGATGTCGATGATATTTTCAAGCAGTGCTTTAATCATGCAATGGGCCCGTTGGAAACTGCCGATCTTATCGGTCTCGATACAGTTGTAGATTCACTTGATGTGCTTTACGAAAGTTACCAGGATCCGAAGTATCGCGTTTGTCCACTGCTACGTAAAATGGTTGAAGCTGGTCTACACGGCCGCAAGAGCGGTCACGGTTTTTACGATTACTCGAACGAGCTGAGTTAA